In the Helicobacter typhlonius genome, one interval contains:
- a CDS encoding TolC family protein, which yields MKRIVLMLGFFSLLNAQGYENSFSLQDSTSTQGFTTQQRGENTESVGRVFTLTDLLEGARKNYNLEAKDLAILQAQATSRAAWGEFLPTLDGAYQYQDTNNPSMRLKTYTGSIKGNWEVFSGFKTYNKVREKGSLYRASIEDRENTKDQLFLSVIEQYYGYFTNRAQLLSLDQKRIQLQSNIKRVERLFNSGLTTIDDVESLRAELLATEHDIENIKMEIEKNKLMLSLLANTEVQELERKNIKAPLFALDENRHDLNMLNFQALSAKYQARQFNYLPILSISDTYVINSDIKKAGAITLKDTSMGGLDEMLPFLSRQFPLNQNQIMINATIHLDALTTYRQYEAAQLGYLKSLKELAYKKEEQKKDEKMYRKSLEIAVAKIKASEAALRSASIAFENVAKKYDAQILNFVDYLQSLTKKFEAESTYNQALNNYEMQKAYYIYYSGQDLQEHIQ from the coding sequence ATGAAAAGAATTGTCCTTATGTTAGGATTTTTCTCTCTTTTAAATGCGCAAGGATATGAAAATTCTTTTAGTTTACAGGATTCTACATCTACTCAAGGCTTTACAACGCAGCAAAGAGGCGAAAATACTGAATCTGTGGGGAGAGTTTTTACACTAACAGATTTGCTTGAAGGAGCAAGAAAAAATTACAATCTTGAAGCTAAAGATTTGGCGATTTTACAAGCTCAAGCCACAAGTAGGGCGGCTTGGGGTGAATTTTTGCCCACTCTTGATGGAGCATATCAATACCAAGATACAAACAATCCAAGTATGCGCCTTAAAACATATACAGGAAGTATAAAGGGAAATTGGGAAGTTTTTAGTGGGTTTAAAACCTATAACAAAGTGCGTGAAAAAGGCTCACTCTATCGTGCAAGCATTGAGGATAGGGAAAATACTAAAGACCAGCTTTTTTTAAGTGTGATTGAGCAATATTATGGTTATTTTACCAATCGTGCGCAACTTTTGAGTTTAGACCAAAAACGCATTCAGCTACAATCTAACATTAAACGTGTGGAGAGACTTTTTAATTCAGGGCTTACAACCATTGATGATGTAGAATCTTTGCGCGCGGAGCTGCTTGCTACCGAGCACGATATTGAAAATATCAAAATGGAGATTGAAAAAAATAAGCTTATGCTCTCACTCCTTGCGAATACAGAGGTGCAAGAGCTTGAGCGTAAAAATATTAAAGCACCGCTTTTTGCACTTGATGAAAATCGCCACGACTTAAATATGCTTAACTTCCAAGCATTGAGCGCAAAATATCAAGCGCGACAATTTAATTATCTGCCAATTTTAAGTATCAGTGATACTTATGTGATAAATAGCGATATTAAAAAGGCTGGGGCGATTACTCTTAAAGATACTTCTATGGGAGGCTTAGACGAAATGCTTCCATTTTTGTCTCGTCAATTTCCGCTTAATCAAAATCAGATTATGATTAATGCGACTATTCACCTTGATGCACTTACGACTTATCGGCAATATGAAGCTGCTCAACTTGGTTATTTAAAATCTCTTAAAGAGCTTGCTTATAAAAAAGAAGAGCAAAAAAAAGATGAAAAGATGTATCGCAAAAGCCTTGAAATTGCCGTAGCAAAGATTAAAGCATCAGAGGCAGCATTGCGTTCAGCAAGCATTGCATTTGAGAATGTAGCAAAAAAATATGACGCACAGATTCTTAATTTTGTGGATTATCTTCAATCTTTAACAAAGAAATTTGAAGCAGAATCTACTTACAACCAAGCACTCAACAATTATGAAATGCAAAAGGCGTATTATATTTATTATAGTGGGCAAGATTTGCAAGAGCATATTCAATAG
- a CDS encoding formate dehydrogenase subunit gamma: protein MKSICFRIFALLFFSSALAFGANPSVPQEGGKQYAEVISGNNALIAPSDRANPLLYGGPEVAAIKGWGVGSPNSKGLGEIFTLVQGHYFALIFLLVIIFVPMAFYGHYKMIGQRHYSHKSFLLVFSKYNIIVHWCAAVPFVMICLSGLMMVFGDKLGGGWLIRFARDIHGLATIFFAVFGTLMFLMWVKDCLPRGYDIKWMMIMGGYLDKVNREIPAHKFNAGQKMWFWVATLGGAAMVITGGIMFFQAAGIDTLRLMALVHNFVGFLIIALLITHIYMAVFAIEGALESIINGKMGEEEVSMLHSLYYKELQSQGRLDSMRLSH, encoded by the coding sequence ATGAAATCAATATGTTTTAGAATCTTTGCCCTTTTGTTCTTTAGCTCTGCCCTTGCCTTTGGTGCGAATCCAAGTGTGCCACAAGAGGGAGGTAAGCAATATGCCGAAGTCATAAGTGGTAATAATGCGCTCATTGCCCCAAGCGATAGGGCAAATCCGCTCCTCTATGGCGGACCTGAAGTGGCAGCAATTAAGGGGTGGGGCGTTGGTTCGCCTAACTCGAAGGGGCTTGGTGAAATCTTCACGCTCGTGCAAGGGCATTATTTCGCGCTTATTTTCTTGCTTGTTATTATTTTCGTGCCTATGGCGTTTTATGGGCATTATAAGATGATAGGGCAACGTCATTATTCGCATAAAAGCTTTTTGCTTGTTTTTAGCAAATACAATATCATCGTGCATTGGTGCGCGGCTGTGCCTTTTGTGATGATTTGTCTTAGTGGGCTAATGATGGTGTTTGGTGATAAGCTTGGTGGCGGTTGGCTCATACGCTTTGCACGTGATATTCACGGCTTAGCAACAATCTTTTTTGCTGTATTTGGCACATTAATGTTTTTGATGTGGGTAAAAGATTGTCTGCCTCGTGGATATGACATCAAGTGGATGATGATTATGGGCGGCTACCTTGATAAAGTCAATCGTGAGATTCCAGCACATAAGTTTAATGCCGGACAAAAAATGTGGTTTTGGGTGGCGACACTTGGTGGCGCAGCTATGGTTATCACAGGCGGGATTATGTTTTTCCAAGCAGCAGGCATTGATACCTTGCGTCTTATGGCTCTTGTGCATAATTTTGTGGGCTTTTTAATCATCGCATTGCTGATTACACATATTTATATGGCTGTCTTTGCTATCGAGGGTGCTTTGGAATCAATCATTAATGGCAAAATGGGCGAAGAAGAAGTCTCAATGCTCCATAGTCTTTATTACAAAGAATTGCAAAGCCAAGGCAGACTAGATTCTATGCGTCTTTCGCATTAA
- the fdhD gene encoding formate dehydrogenase accessory sulfurtransferase FdhD, whose amino-acid sequence MGDFMHKMRMVKVHKDAQSFSDTRDLVVEEQRIAFYLNGNKLLSVMSLPNAQDAHFVGFLMGEGVLDCVDDIISLEVAKDGLSVHMRAYIREDKLSHLHKEKTLTTGCCVGVSANFDGEITQKYISSPMRISAQSVFTLLDRFNKKTALFNQTGCTHKAMLVCEREFISEDVGRHNAIDKVIGQARLSKVDMSEAILIVSGRLSMEMVIKAAMSDIPIVISRSATTHLGIKSAQTLGVTLVGFARGDTFNIYTHPSRIIH is encoded by the coding sequence ATGGGCGATTTTATGCATAAAATGCGTATGGTAAAAGTGCATAAAGATGCCCAATCCTTTAGTGATACGCGAGATTTGGTTGTTGAAGAGCAACGCATAGCTTTCTACCTTAATGGCAACAAGCTCTTGTCAGTAATGAGCTTACCAAATGCTCAAGATGCGCATTTTGTGGGCTTTTTGATGGGTGAGGGTGTGTTAGATTGTGTTGATGATATTATCTCGCTTGAAGTAGCCAAAGACGGCTTAAGTGTGCATATGCGCGCTTATATACGAGAGGACAAGCTCTCTCATCTCCATAAGGAAAAAACACTTACCACCGGCTGTTGTGTGGGTGTGAGCGCAAATTTTGATGGCGAGATTACACAAAAATATATTTCCTCTCCTATGCGGATTAGCGCGCAAAGCGTATTTACCCTACTTGATAGATTCAATAAAAAAACTGCACTTTTTAATCAAACAGGTTGCACACATAAGGCAATGCTCGTGTGTGAGCGCGAGTTTATCAGCGAGGATGTGGGGCGACATAATGCGATTGATAAGGTTATTGGTCAAGCGAGGCTAAGCAAAGTTGATATGAGTGAGGCAATTCTTATTGTCAGTGGGCGGCTTTCTATGGAAATGGTGATTAAGGCGGCAATGAGTGATATTCCCATTGTGATTTCTCGCTCGGCTACCACGCATTTAGGGATTAAGTCCGCACAGACTTTGGGCGTTACGCTTGTGGGTTTTGCACGAGGCGATACCTTTAATATTTATACACACCCTTCACGCATTATTCATTAA
- a CDS encoding twin-arginine translocation signal domain-containing protein — protein sequence MAKTQEGNHSRRKFLKTAGVGGAVVAIGSLSLAGCSGEHKQKEVIKGKSKKQEILYRGDTQYWQSYFSVAK from the coding sequence ATGGCTAAGACACAAGAGGGTAACCACTCTAGGCGTAAGTTTTTAAAAACTGCCGGGGTTGGTGGTGCTGTGGTTGCGATAGGCTCTCTTAGTTTGGCTGGCTGCTCTGGAGAGCACAAACAAAAAGAAGTCATCAAGGGCAAGAGCAAGAAGCAAGAGATTTTGTATCGTGGTGATACACAATATTGGCAAAGTTATTTTTCTGTTGCCAAATAA
- the fdh3B gene encoding formate dehydrogenase FDH3 subunit beta codes for MSNAIPTNLENFSRIKFYCDTNRCIECHGCDVACKEAHHLPVGVNRRRVIMLNEGVVGKETAVSIACMHCADAPCAQVCPVDCFYIRADGIVLHDKKTCIGCGYCLYACPFGAPQFPKNGVFGSRGAMDKCTFCAGGPEETNSEEEYHLYGQNRIAEGKVPMCASMCSTKALLAGSSEEVSNIITHRAQTRGDNIPNAVPNVWKTAYND; via the coding sequence ATGAGTAATGCAATTCCTACTAATCTTGAAAATTTTTCAAGAATCAAGTTTTATTGCGATACAAATCGCTGTATTGAATGCCACGGTTGTGATGTCGCTTGTAAAGAAGCACATCATTTGCCTGTGGGTGTCAACCGCCGAAGAGTGATTATGTTAAACGAAGGCGTTGTTGGCAAAGAAACTGCCGTGTCTATTGCGTGTATGCACTGCGCCGATGCGCCTTGTGCGCAAGTGTGCCCTGTGGATTGCTTCTATATTCGTGCTGATGGCATTGTTTTGCACGATAAAAAAACCTGCATAGGCTGTGGCTACTGCCTCTATGCTTGTCCTTTTGGCGCACCACAATTCCCCAAAAATGGCGTATTTGGTTCAAGGGGCGCAATGGATAAATGCACTTTCTGCGCGGGTGGTCCCGAGGAAACAAATAGCGAGGAAGAATATCATCTCTATGGACAAAATAGAATCGCAGAAGGTAAAGTGCCAATGTGTGCGAGTATGTGTTCTACAAAAGCACTCTTAGCAGGAAGCAGCGAGGAAGTTTCAAATATCATCACGCATCGTGCGCAAACAAGGGGGGATAATATCCCTAATGCTGTGCCAAATGTGTGGAAGACGGCATACAACGACTAG
- a CDS encoding molybdopterin-dependent oxidoreductase, with product MSEANNRRNARRSFLKLSALASVAGVSSALGNEGESVVKKASAQELKERYPKSKKIKTICTHCSVGCGIVAEVVDGVWVRQEVAQDHPISQGGHCCKGADLIDRARSETRLRYPLAKEGGKWVRHKYDDMMDKIASQLKQIREESGPDAVMFLGSAKCSNEQSYYIRKFAAFFGTNNIDHCARVUHSPTVAGVANTFGYGGMTNHLGDMMFSKYILVIGANPAVNHPVSMVHILRAKEQGAKLVCIDPRFTKTAAKCDEFHRIRSGTDIAFAYGLLNHIIAKKLYDEQYLKERVDGYEKIMEEAKKFPPEVAANVCGIPADAIRHIAEEMAAAKPASLIWNQGLTQHTVGTSNTRIMPILQMFLGNIGKNGGGVNILRGHDNVQGASDMNNLADSLPGYYGLGEPAWRHFCKHWNVDFDWMVGRFKDQEMMGKTGFAHSTWKFGVLDEENAANNGGTKLRALVVIGSGMTTVSLLDLQKKAMDKLDLVVFVDPYVNDLAIYSDRSDNLFMLPAASQMETSGSVAATNRSYQWRSKVMEPLFECRPDEEFLFGLAKRLGFLEEFQRRLFDIAKEKGREQFMWPEDATTELTQSIRSIGLQGMSPERLKAHQENWHKFDKVTLEGTGEFKGDYYGLPWPCWSDKHPGTPVMYNDSIPVMRGGMGFRVNWGVTNPDGQSMLTNRSLPNAKYSGGHAPVTAANAESLGIKLTESEKAAIEGSTFALGIGNNILVEKALEAGLCPYGNGKARANVWNWYDKIPLHREPLHSVRGDLVDKYPNFPDKPNHFRANIKYRSRQKELGENKNWVDEFPVNMLTGRLVAHMGTGAETRSAKYLAEVEGEMFMEIHPDKAAELNIRNGDMVWVYGTMDTRILVPAKLSLRVDYNSIWLPQNFSGMDQGVSRLDKYPEGTKPYAIGESACMIASYGFDYNSACPETKCGLCRIEKA from the coding sequence ATGAGCGAGGCAAACAATAGACGCAATGCGCGCCGCTCGTTTCTCAAGCTCTCTGCATTGGCTTCTGTGGCTGGTGTGAGCAGTGCTTTGGGAAATGAGGGCGAGAGTGTCGTCAAAAAGGCAAGTGCGCAAGAGCTAAAAGAAAGGTATCCAAAGTCTAAGAAAATCAAAACAATCTGCACCCATTGTTCTGTAGGTTGTGGCATTGTAGCTGAAGTTGTTGATGGTGTATGGGTGCGACAAGAAGTGGCGCAAGACCACCCTATCTCTCAAGGCGGGCATTGCTGCAAAGGAGCAGATTTAATTGATAGGGCAAGAAGTGAAACAAGATTGCGCTATCCTCTTGCGAAAGAGGGAGGCAAATGGGTGCGCCATAAATATGATGATATGATGGACAAAATCGCCTCACAACTCAAGCAAATTAGAGAAGAAAGCGGACCTGATGCAGTAATGTTTTTAGGAAGTGCGAAATGCTCTAACGAGCAAAGTTACTATATCCGCAAGTTTGCAGCGTTTTTTGGGACAAACAATATAGACCATTGCGCTCGCGTTTGACACTCACCTACAGTCGCCGGTGTGGCGAATACATTTGGGTATGGTGGTATGACAAACCATTTGGGCGATATGATGTTCTCAAAATATATCCTTGTGATTGGTGCAAATCCAGCGGTGAATCACCCTGTGTCTATGGTGCATATTTTGCGTGCAAAAGAGCAAGGGGCGAAGCTTGTATGTATTGACCCACGATTCACAAAAACTGCAGCAAAATGTGATGAATTTCATAGAATCCGCAGTGGGACAGATATTGCCTTTGCATATGGATTGCTCAACCACATCATTGCTAAAAAACTCTATGATGAGCAATATCTCAAGGAAAGAGTCGATGGCTATGAGAAGATTATGGAAGAAGCTAAAAAGTTCCCACCTGAAGTGGCTGCTAATGTGTGCGGAATCCCAGCTGATGCAATTCGGCATATTGCTGAAGAAATGGCGGCAGCAAAACCTGCAAGTCTTATTTGGAATCAAGGGCTTACCCAACACACAGTTGGCACGAGCAACACACGCATTATGCCTATTTTGCAAATGTTCTTAGGCAATATTGGTAAGAATGGCGGAGGTGTCAATATTTTGCGCGGACACGATAATGTGCAAGGTGCGAGTGATATGAATAACCTCGCGGATTCTCTCCCGGGCTATTATGGGCTTGGCGAACCTGCGTGGAGACATTTCTGCAAGCATTGGAATGTTGATTTTGATTGGATGGTGGGCAGATTCAAAGACCAAGAGATGATGGGCAAGACAGGTTTTGCGCATTCAACTTGGAAATTTGGTGTTTTAGATGAAGAAAATGCCGCAAACAATGGTGGCACCAAACTTCGCGCACTTGTGGTGATTGGCTCGGGTATGACAACCGTTTCCTTGCTTGATTTGCAGAAAAAAGCAATGGATAAGCTTGATTTGGTTGTGTTTGTCGATCCTTATGTCAATGACTTGGCTATTTATAGCGATAGAAGCGATAATCTTTTTATGCTTCCAGCGGCGTCTCAAATGGAGACAAGCGGTTCTGTGGCAGCGACAAATCGTAGCTATCAATGGCGTTCTAAGGTAATGGAGCCACTTTTTGAATGCCGACCTGATGAGGAATTTCTCTTTGGCTTGGCAAAAAGACTAGGATTCTTAGAAGAATTCCAAAGACGTTTATTTGACATCGCAAAAGAAAAGGGCAGAGAGCAATTTATGTGGCCAGAAGATGCGACTACCGAGCTTACCCAAAGTATCCGCAGCATTGGCTTGCAGGGAATGAGTCCAGAGCGACTAAAGGCACACCAAGAAAATTGGCATAAATTTGATAAGGTAACGCTAGAAGGCACAGGGGAGTTTAAGGGCGATTATTATGGGTTGCCTTGGCCCTGCTGGAGCGACAAGCACCCGGGCACTCCTGTAATGTATAATGATAGCATTCCTGTTATGCGTGGCGGTATGGGATTCCGCGTGAATTGGGGTGTTACAAATCCAGATGGACAAAGTATGCTCACAAATAGAAGCTTGCCAAATGCAAAATATAGTGGCGGACATGCACCTGTAACTGCAGCAAATGCAGAATCTTTAGGCATTAAGCTTACAGAATCTGAAAAGGCAGCGATTGAGGGCAGCACTTTTGCGCTTGGCATTGGAAATAATATCTTGGTGGAAAAAGCTCTAGAAGCGGGACTTTGCCCTTATGGAAATGGCAAGGCAAGGGCAAATGTGTGGAATTGGTATGACAAGATTCCATTGCATAGAGAGCCATTGCACTCCGTGCGAGGCGATTTGGTCGATAAATATCCCAATTTTCCTGACAAGCCAAATCATTTCCGTGCAAACATCAAATACCGCTCACGTCAAAAAGAATTGGGCGAGAACAAAAACTGGGTTGATGAATTTCCTGTCAATATGCTCACAGGACGACTTGTGGCGCATATGGGGACAGGTGCAGAGACACGAAGTGCGAAATATCTTGCTGAAGTTGAGGGCGAGATGTTTATGGAGATTCACCCTGATAAAGCCGCAGAGCTTAATATTAGAAATGGCGATATGGTGTGGGTGTATGGCACAATGGATACGAGGATTCTAGTCCCTGCGAAGCTCTCGTTGCGTGTGGATTATAATAGTATTTGGTTGCCACAAAACTTCTCGGGAATGGATCAAGGTGTATCAAGGCTTGATAAATACCCAGAAGGCACAAAGCCCTATGCGATTGGTGAATCCGCGTGTATGATTGCAAGTTATGGTTTTGACTACAACTCTGCTTGTCCGGAAACTAAATGTGGTTTGTGCCGCATTGAGAAAGCGTAG
- a CDS encoding molecular chaperone TorD family protein, which translates to MTHNTQTNNTLESVASARALYYDFFAGLFLYELLCVREDVILKQVMILKENVLDERDSAYFEILENEIKANGLKRIIDEYTNTFILPFSVPSEKESAPKRRGKGEVFYSNPQIMLYLSHYTEGCLNGKALLQARALLKQSTFRLNNLTFKESEEHLGFLLLLMRYLLCSADKQDVALSAQFAKEFVIPLGNFVIDALLERQGLMYYAPVAYVLQSFLDVERGLVGYDK; encoded by the coding sequence ATGACGCACAATACACAAACAAACAATACTTTAGAATCTGTTGCGAGTGCTCGGGCGTTGTATTATGATTTTTTTGCCGGGCTGTTTTTGTATGAGCTGCTTTGTGTGCGAGAAGATGTGATTTTAAAGCAGGTGATGATTTTAAAAGAAAATGTGCTTGATGAGCGCGATAGTGCGTATTTTGAGATTTTGGAAAATGAGATAAAAGCGAATGGTTTGAAGCGTATTATTGATGAATACACAAATACTTTTATTTTGCCTTTTAGTGTGCCAAGTGAGAAAGAATCTGCACCGAAGCGGAGAGGGAAGGGCGAGGTGTTTTATAGTAATCCTCAAATAATGCTCTATCTCTCGCATTACACGGAGGGTTGCCTCAATGGCAAGGCACTGCTTCAGGCTCGTGCGCTTCTTAAGCAAAGCACTTTTAGGCTTAATAATCTCACTTTTAAAGAGAGTGAGGAGCATTTGGGATTCTTACTTTTACTTATGCGCTATCTTTTATGCTCTGCGGATAAGCAAGATGTGGCATTAAGTGCGCAATTTGCAAAGGAGTTTGTGATACCTCTAGGAAATTTTGTGATAGATGCGCTATTAGAAAGGCAGGGGCTAATGTATTATGCACCTGTTGCCTATGTTTTGCAGAGTTTTTTAGATGTGGAGAGGGGGCTTGTAGGATATGATAAATAG